A portion of the Chloroflexota bacterium genome contains these proteins:
- a CDS encoding MoaD/ThiS family protein, translated as MAVKVRIPSPLRRFTANQPVVEVEAKDLAHCLEELEKRHPGIKERLLDAKGEVQHFVNVYVNGEDVRFLQDLKTPLKPGDEVSIIPAIAGG; from the coding sequence ATGGCAGTAAAGGTGCGCATCCCGTCCCCTCTAAGACGGTTCACCGCCAACCAGCCGGTGGTGGAGGTGGAGGCCAAGGACCTGGCCCACTGCCTGGAGGAGCTGGAGAAGCGCCACCCCGGGATAAAGGAAAGGCTCCTGGATGCCAAGGGGGAAGTCCAGCACTTTGTCAATGTCTATGTCAACGGTGAGGATGTCCGCTTCCTCCAGGACCTGAAGACCCCCCTCAAGCCGGGGGACGAGGTGAGCATTATCCCCGCCATCGCCGGGGGGTAA
- a CDS encoding NIL domain-containing protein translates to MARRRVMFTFPTELVTEPIIYNLGMQFKVITNIRRADVTEDRGWVILELEGKEADIEKGLAWVTSKGVKVDRVTGDVVEG, encoded by the coding sequence ATGGCTAGACGCAGGGTGATGTTCACCTTCCCTACGGAGCTGGTAACCGAGCCCATCATCTACAATCTGGGGATGCAGTTCAAGGTAATCACCAATATCCGCCGGGCGGATGTAACCGAGGACCGGGGCTGGGTTATCCTGGAGCTGGAGGGGAAGGAGGCGGACATTGAAAAGGGCCTGGCATGGGTCACCTCCAAAGGGGTGAAGGTGGACCGGGTGACGGGCGATGTGGTGGAGGGCTAG
- a CDS encoding threonine synthase, with amino-acid sequence MSFARALRCRECHREYPLQPLYVCEFCFGSLEVAYDYEALARATSREKIAQGPLSMWRYRDFLPLEGEVVDMNAGFTPLLKADNLGAALGLKGLYIKNDCVNPTYSFKDRVVSLAVSKAREFGFDTVACASTGNLANAVAAHAAKARMKAFIFIPTDLEKGKIVGTAIYRPTLVAVEGNYDEVNRLCGELAERYPWAFVNINIRPYYSEGSKTLAYEVAEQLGWRAPDHCIVPAASGSLYTKVWKGLHELSSLGLIGEVRTRMHLAQPLGCAPIVQAFERGDKRVKPVRPQTLAKSLAMGNPADGVYALRVLRESGGGVAATPDEEIVEGMKLLAETEGIFAETAGGVVIAGLRSLVQAGAIAPGETAVAYITGAGPKTVEAVEDKIVQAIIIKPTLASFEESLGAKLREETTHG; translated from the coding sequence ATGTCGTTTGCGCGGGCGTTGCGCTGCCGGGAGTGCCACCGGGAGTATCCCCTCCAGCCCCTCTATGTCTGCGAGTTTTGCTTCGGCTCCCTGGAGGTAGCCTATGACTACGAGGCCCTGGCCCGGGCCACCAGCCGGGAAAAGATAGCCCAGGGCCCCCTCTCCATGTGGCGCTACCGCGACTTTCTTCCCCTGGAGGGGGAGGTGGTGGACATGAATGCCGGGTTCACCCCCCTCCTCAAGGCGGATAACCTGGGAGCGGCCCTGGGCCTGAAAGGGCTCTACATCAAGAACGACTGCGTTAACCCGACATACTCATTTAAGGACCGGGTGGTCTCCCTGGCGGTAAGCAAGGCCAGGGAGTTCGGCTTTGACACGGTGGCCTGTGCCTCTACGGGGAACCTGGCTAACGCCGTGGCGGCCCATGCGGCCAAGGCCAGGATGAAGGCCTTCATCTTCATCCCCACCGACCTGGAGAAGGGGAAAATAGTGGGCACGGCAATATACCGGCCTACCCTGGTGGCGGTGGAGGGCAACTATGATGAGGTGAACCGCCTCTGCGGGGAGCTGGCAGAGCGCTACCCCTGGGCCTTTGTAAATATCAATATCCGCCCCTACTATTCCGAGGGCTCCAAGACCCTGGCATATGAGGTGGCGGAACAGTTGGGGTGGCGGGCCCCCGACCACTGCATCGTCCCGGCCGCATCCGGCTCCCTCTATACCAAGGTGTGGAAGGGGCTCCATGAGCTTTCCTCTCTTGGCCTCATCGGGGAGGTGAGGACCCGGATGCACCTGGCCCAGCCCCTGGGGTGCGCCCCCATTGTCCAGGCCTTTGAGAGGGGGGATAAGCGGGTCAAGCCTGTCAGGCCTCAGACCCTGGCCAAGTCCCTGGCTATGGGCAACCCCGCCGACGGGGTATATGCCCTGCGGGTTCTGCGGGAATCGGGGGGAGGGGTGGCCGCTACCCCCGATGAGGAGATTGTGGAGGGGATGAAGCTCCTGGCGGAGACCGAGGGCATCTTCGCCGAGACGGCGGGGGGTGTTGTGATTGCCGGGCTCAGGAGCCTGGTCCAAGCCGGGGCCATCGCCCCCGGGGAGACGGCCGTAGCCTATATCACCGGGGCCGGACCCAAGACAGTAGAGGCGGTGGAGGATAAGATCGTCCAGGCCATCATCATCAAGCCCACGCTGGCTTCCTTTGAGGAGTCCCTGGGGGCCAAGCTGAGAGAGGAAACCACTCACGGGTGA
- a CDS encoding YifB family Mg chelatase-like AAA ATPase, which produces MLAKVLTCAVAGLEGVLVEAEVDISPGLPSFTIVGLPDTPVQEARERVRAAIRNSGCIFPNRRITINLAPADLRKEGPAYDLPMALGVLLASEQLEADVSQAVFLGELSLDGGLRHTPGILPMVALALEKGFKAAYVPAVDAAEATLVEGLEIVPVESLSALVAHLRGEKPIPPAPPAEEGMVPTPAAELAHIKGQEHAKRALEVAAAGGHNLVMMGPPGSGKTFLARALPSILPSMTKGEALEVTRIYSVSGLLPPGSPLLRQRPFRSPHHTVSEAGLVGGGRWPHPGEISLAHRGVLFLDELPEFGHLLEALRQPLEDKTVTVSRVQGTFTFPANFMLVAAMNPCPCGYFGDPKKPCTCPPSLVSRYQRRISGPLLDRIDIFVQVPRVEYEKLIDDRAGEMSERVRERVKAAREIEKGRFQGNSILTNAEMRPAEVRQFCPLEPGAQALLISAMKQLSLSARAFHRVLKLARTIADLCGSETIGPSHLAEALQYRPRTPAC; this is translated from the coding sequence ATGCTGGCCAAGGTTCTCACCTGTGCTGTGGCGGGGCTGGAGGGGGTGCTGGTGGAGGCGGAGGTGGATATATCACCTGGCCTCCCCTCCTTCACCATCGTGGGCCTGCCGGATACCCCGGTCCAGGAGGCCAGGGAGAGGGTGCGGGCGGCTATCAGGAACTCCGGATGCATCTTCCCCAACCGGCGTATTACCATCAACCTGGCCCCCGCCGACCTCCGCAAGGAAGGCCCCGCCTATGACCTGCCTATGGCCCTGGGGGTCCTCCTGGCCTCGGAACAGCTAGAGGCCGATGTCTCCCAAGCCGTCTTTCTGGGGGAGCTTTCTCTGGACGGGGGCCTGAGGCATACCCCGGGCATCCTCCCCATGGTGGCCCTGGCCCTGGAGAAGGGCTTCAAGGCTGCCTATGTCCCCGCCGTCGATGCCGCCGAAGCCACCCTGGTGGAGGGGCTGGAGATAGTGCCGGTGGAAAGCCTTTCTGCCCTGGTGGCCCATCTGAGGGGGGAGAAACCTATCCCCCCCGCCCCACCGGCAGAGGAAGGGATGGTGCCCACCCCGGCGGCGGAGCTGGCCCATATCAAGGGGCAGGAGCACGCCAAGAGGGCCCTGGAGGTGGCGGCGGCGGGGGGGCACAACCTGGTCATGATGGGGCCACCCGGCTCAGGCAAGACCTTTCTGGCCCGAGCCCTCCCCTCCATCCTCCCATCTATGACAAAAGGGGAGGCCCTGGAGGTGACCAGGATATACAGCGTCAGCGGCCTCCTGCCTCCGGGCTCCCCCCTCCTGCGGCAGAGGCCCTTCCGCTCCCCCCACCACACCGTCTCCGAGGCCGGCCTGGTGGGCGGGGGGCGCTGGCCCCACCCGGGGGAGATAAGCCTGGCCCACCGGGGGGTCCTCTTCCTGGACGAGCTGCCCGAGTTCGGGCATTTATTGGAGGCCCTGCGACAGCCCCTGGAGGATAAAACAGTAACCGTAAGCCGGGTCCAGGGGACCTTCACCTTCCCCGCCAACTTCATGCTGGTGGCGGCCATGAACCCCTGCCCCTGCGGCTACTTCGGCGACCCCAAAAAGCCCTGCACCTGCCCCCCCTCCCTTGTCTCCCGGTACCAGAGGCGCATCTCTGGCCCCCTCCTGGACAGGATTGATATCTTCGTCCAGGTGCCGAGGGTGGAATACGAGAAGCTCATCGATGACCGGGCGGGGGAGATGTCGGAAAGGGTAAGAGAGCGGGTGAAAGCGGCCCGGGAGATAGAGAAGGGGCGCTTCCAGGGGAACAGCATCCTGACCAACGCCGAGATGCGCCCCGCCGAGGTCAGGCAGTTCTGCCCCCTGGAGCCCGGGGCCCAGGCCCTCCTCATCTCGGCCATGAAGCAGCTATCATTGTCCGCACGGGCCTTCCACCGGGTCCTGAAGCTGGCCCGTACCATCGCCGACCTCTGCGGCTCCGAGACCATCGGCCCCTCTCACCTGGCCGAAGCCCTCCAGTACCGCCCCCGCACCCCCGCCTGCTGA
- a CDS encoding prepilin peptidase has protein sequence MLALFLGLVGLVVGSFLNVVIDRLPRGESLLFPSSRCEACGRGLSTRDLLPVLSYVLLRGKCRFCGVPISWRLPLVELLTGGLFAFLGWRLGPGLELFSSLVYVALFVPIFFIDLREGIIPDVIVFPGMALALGLALLEGRAIPALVGGGVGFGLFLAIYFLARGGMGLGDVKLAGLLGLINGWPLVLVAILVAVVSGGLLASVLLALRLKGRKAAIPFGPFLVGGSFVTLLWGQGLLDLYLRLLG, from the coding sequence ATGCTGGCTCTCTTCCTGGGCCTGGTGGGCCTGGTGGTGGGCAGCTTCCTCAATGTGGTCATTGACCGCCTGCCCCGGGGGGAGTCCCTTCTCTTCCCCTCTTCCCGCTGCGAGGCCTGCGGGCGGGGGCTTTCCACGCGGGACCTGCTGCCGGTCCTGAGCTACGTTCTGCTTCGGGGGAAATGCCGGTTCTGCGGTGTGCCAATTTCCTGGCGTCTCCCTCTGGTGGAACTGCTGACGGGGGGGCTTTTCGCTTTCCTGGGGTGGAGGCTGGGGCCCGGCCTGGAGCTTTTCTCCTCCCTGGTATATGTGGCCCTCTTTGTCCCTATCTTCTTCATAGACCTGAGGGAGGGCATTATCCCCGATGTGATAGTCTTCCCGGGGATGGCCCTGGCCCTGGGCCTGGCCCTGCTTGAGGGCCGCGCCATTCCTGCCCTGGTGGGGGGTGGGGTGGGGTTTGGCCTCTTCCTGGCCATATATTTCCTGGCCCGGGGGGGGATGGGACTTGGGGATGTGAAACTGGCTGGCCTCCTGGGCCTGATTAACGGCTGGCCCCTGGTCCTTGTGGCTATTCTAGTGGCCGTTGTCAGCGGGGGGCTGCTGGCCTCCGTTCTCCTGGCCCTCAGGCTCAAAGGGAGAAAGGCCGCCATACCCTTCGGCCCCTTCCTGGTGGGGGGCTCCTTCGTGACCCTGCTCTGGGGCCAGGGCCTCCTTGACCTCTACCTGCGCCTTCTGGGGTGA